One genomic segment of Culturomica massiliensis includes these proteins:
- a CDS encoding LTA synthase family protein has product MRKNSVKDLFIATCGKLIGLSVLVGFVLRIVLLFNDQTEVAFPLVGWLEIFFLGIANDLCVGIIACFFIWLNLIFWSEGKYGKPWGYLIWGALVLGFCYVKFFNTIFNEYGGGASKIAAGFLGFKVISFGLRLFMPVLRKPWRKIEYYLLVFIYVTAILLNAVSEYYFWNEFGVRYNFIAVDYLIYTTEVIGNIFESYPMLPLMTALFVVSALVTWVLTRKTGKVFGALPCFFTKLKVTVVYGVSVLFGIGLLNFNTVFQTSDNVYVNELQSNGIFRFYAAFMNNELDYHKFYQTLPADEAVAMMNRFYRSDGRCNTYRIKDSLPEIHKNVVLITVESLSASYLSRYGNTDGITPYIDKLMEESLVFNKVYAAGNRTVRGLEAVTLCIPPSPGQSIIKRPDNANLFSTGLVLKERGYSVQYFYGGNSYFDNMETFFSGNDYEIVDKKSFTPEEITFSNIWGVCDEDMYRKALSVLGQDAALGKPFFAHIMTVSNHRPFTYPGGKIDIPENSKSRKGGVKYTDYALGRFIEEAKKQPWFENTVFVITADHCASSAGKTEIPLEKYHIPAMIYAPGFIQPGEINTLVSQIDLMPTLFGLLHFSYESRFYGQNILDPDYVSRALVATYQSLGYWEDGILTILSPVKRAEQFRVIEGAGEDIELEPLEQKDTEKLNRAIMNYQTIGGWMKVKTYRARL; this is encoded by the coding sequence ATGAGAAAAAACAGTGTAAAAGATTTATTTATTGCGACATGTGGTAAATTAATCGGGTTATCTGTACTTGTCGGTTTTGTATTGCGGATTGTATTGTTGTTTAATGATCAGACGGAAGTCGCTTTTCCTTTGGTGGGATGGCTGGAAATCTTCTTTCTGGGGATTGCCAACGATTTGTGTGTCGGAATTATCGCTTGTTTCTTTATCTGGCTGAATCTGATTTTCTGGTCGGAAGGGAAATACGGAAAACCGTGGGGATATTTGATCTGGGGAGCTTTGGTCCTGGGGTTTTGTTATGTGAAATTTTTCAATACCATATTCAATGAATATGGTGGTGGGGCGTCTAAAATCGCTGCCGGATTTTTAGGGTTTAAGGTCATTAGCTTCGGATTACGGCTGTTCATGCCTGTACTCCGGAAACCGTGGAGAAAGATCGAATATTATTTACTTGTTTTTATTTACGTAACGGCGATTTTGCTGAACGCTGTGAGCGAGTATTATTTCTGGAACGAATTCGGAGTGCGTTATAATTTTATAGCGGTAGATTACCTGATATATACGACCGAAGTGATCGGTAATATTTTTGAGTCATATCCGATGTTACCGTTGATGACGGCCTTGTTTGTGGTATCTGCACTTGTCACATGGGTACTGACACGGAAAACCGGGAAGGTATTCGGTGCGTTACCCTGTTTTTTTACCAAATTGAAAGTGACCGTTGTATATGGCGTAAGCGTATTGTTCGGAATCGGACTATTGAATTTTAATACCGTTTTTCAGACATCGGATAATGTTTATGTGAATGAGTTACAGTCGAATGGGATTTTCCGGTTTTACGCGGCTTTTATGAATAACGAACTGGATTACCATAAATTTTACCAGACATTACCTGCGGATGAGGCTGTGGCGATGATGAATAGGTTTTACCGTAGTGACGGGCGCTGTAATACTTACCGGATAAAGGATTCGTTACCGGAAATACATAAAAATGTGGTGTTGATTACGGTAGAAAGTTTGAGTGCTTCTTATTTATCCCGTTATGGTAATACAGACGGTATTACTCCCTATATAGACAAGTTGATGGAAGAAAGTCTGGTGTTCAATAAAGTGTACGCAGCCGGCAACCGGACCGTGAGGGGATTGGAAGCTGTGACCTTATGTATTCCGCCCAGTCCCGGGCAAAGCATCATAAAGCGTCCGGATAATGCAAATCTGTTTTCAACGGGGTTGGTGTTGAAGGAAAGGGGATATTCTGTACAATATTTTTACGGAGGAAACAGTTATTTCGACAATATGGAAACCTTCTTTTCGGGGAATGACTATGAGATTGTGGATAAAAAAAGTTTTACACCGGAGGAAATTACTTTTTCCAATATCTGGGGTGTTTGTGATGAGGATATGTACCGGAAGGCATTGTCGGTGTTGGGGCAGGATGCTGCTTTGGGAAAACCTTTTTTTGCACATATCATGACGGTCAGCAATCACCGGCCTTTTACCTATCCCGGCGGGAAAATCGATATTCCTGAAAATTCCAAATCCCGGAAAGGCGGTGTGAAATATACCGATTATGCTTTGGGCCGGTTTATTGAAGAAGCTAAAAAACAACCTTGGTTCGAGAATACGGTTTTTGTTATTACGGCGGACCATTGTGCTTCCAGTGCCGGAAAGACAGAGATTCCCCTGGAGAAGTACCATATTCCGGCTATGATTTATGCCCCGGGATTTATACAACCCGGAGAAATCAATACGTTGGTATCGCAAATCGATCTTATGCCGACCTTATTCGGTCTGTTGCATTTCTCTTACGAGTCCCGTTTTTACGGACAGAATATATTAGATCCGGATTATGTTTCGCGGGCATTGGTAGCTACTTATCAAAGCCTGGGATATTGGGAAGACGGTATTCTGACCATATTATCGCCGGTGAAACGGGCCGAGCAGTTCCGGGTAATCGAGGGAGCGGGAGAGGATATTGAACTGGAGCCTTTGGAACAGAAAGATACGGAGAAATTAAACCGGGCTATTATGAATTACCAGACGATAGGAGGATGGATGAAAGTGAAGACTTATCGTGCCCGGTTATAA